One region of Malania oleifera isolate guangnan ecotype guangnan chromosome 6, ASM2987363v1, whole genome shotgun sequence genomic DNA includes:
- the LOC131157070 gene encoding aldehyde dehydrogenase family 2 member C4-like isoform X1, with protein sequence MGSSERGNGSSETAKKMELPEIKFTQLFINGQFVPPISGRTFETIDPRTEEVIANIAEGDKEDIDLAVKAAREAFDNGPWPRLCGYERGRIMLKLADLIEENIQEIATLECLDTGKIFGLAIGVDIPSAVKSLRYYAGAADKIHGDTLKMSGEYQGYTLMEPVGVVGLIVPWNFPSLMLFTKLAPALAAGCTMVVKPAEQTPLTALFYAHLSKLAGIPDGVINFVPGFGPTAGAAISSHMDIDKVSFTGSTEVGRLVMAAAASSNLKPVSLELGGKSPLLIFDDADIDKAADLALLGSLFNKGEICVAGSRVFVQEGIYDEFVNRLVEKAKAWVVGDPFDPNVSQGPQVNKKQFDKILSYIEHGKREGATLLIGGKPTHNKGYYIEPTIFVDVKDDMLIAKDEIFGPVMSLMKFKTVDEAIARANNSRYGLVAGIITKDLNIANTVSRSIKAGMIWINCYFALDMDCPYGGYKMSGFGRDCGLDGLYKYLQVKSVVTPIYRSPWL encoded by the exons atggggagTAGTGAACGTGGCAATGGAAGCTCAGAGACTGCGAAGAAGATGGAGTTGCCGGAGATCAAGTTCACCCAGCTGTTCATCAATGGTCAATTCGTCCCTCCTATTTCAG GGAGGACATTTGAGACAATTGATCCAAGAACGGAGGAAGTGATAGCAAACATAGCAGAAGGAGATAAAGAAGACATAGATTTGGCCGTAAAAGCTGCACGTGAAGCTTTTGACAACGGCCCATGGCCTCGCCTCTGCGGTTAT GAGAGAGGAAGGATAATGTTAAAATTGGCAGACTTAATTGAAGAGAACATTCAAGAGATAGCCACCTTGGAATGTCTTGACACCGGGAAGATCTTCGGTTTAGCCATCGGTGTCGACATCCCCTCTGCAGTCAAGAGTCTGCGTTACTACGCCGGCGCTGCAGATAAAATCCACGGAGACACACTGAAGATGTCCGGCGAGTACCAGGGGTACACCCTGATGGAGCCCGTTGGCGTGGTGGGACTCATCGTCCCCTGGAACTTCCCCTCCCTCATGCTCTTCACCAAGCTTGCCCCTGCTCTGGCCGCCGGCTGCACCATGGTCGTCAAGCCCGCTGAGCAGACTCCTCTCACCGCTCTCTTCTATGCTCATCTTTCCAAGCTG GCTGGCATTCCAGACGGAGTGATCAATTTTGTACCCGGGTTTGGACCGACGGCAGGCGCTGCCATTAGCTCTCATATGGACATCGACAAA GTAAGTTTTACGGGGTCGACGGAGGTTGGACGTCTGGTAATGGCCGCAGCAGCAAGCAGCAATCTAAAACCAGTATCATTAGAGCTGGGAGGGAAGTCCCCTCTTCTCATTTTCGACGATGCTGATATCGACAAAGCTGCTGACCTTGCTCTCCTCGGCTCCCTATTTAACAAG GGAGAGATCTGTGTGGCAGGATCTCGCGTGTTTGTGCAAGAAGGGATATACGATGAATTTGTGAACAGGCTGGTGGAGAAGGCAAAGGCTTGGGTGGTTGGAGACCCTTTTGATCCCAATGTTTCCCAAGGGCCTCAG GTAAACAAGAAGCAATTTGACAAAATTCTTTCATATATTGAGCATGGCAAGAGAGAAGGAGCCACCCTCCTAATTGGGGGAAAGCCTACCCACAACAAGGGATACTATATTGAACCAACAATTTTTGTAGATGTCAAG GACGATATGTTAATTGCTAAGGATGAAATATTTGGACCTGTCATGTCACTCATGAAATTCAA GACTGTGGATGAGGCAATTGCAAGAGCAAACAATAGCAGATATGGTTTGGTGGCGGGGATCATAACGAAGGACTTGAATATAGCAAACACCGTGTCAAGATCAATTAAGGCAGGCATGATTTGGATCAATTGTTATTTTGCTCTTGACATGGATTGTCCATATGGAGGATATAAGATGAGTGGGTTTGGAAGAGATTGTGGGTTGGATGGCCTTTACAAGTATCTCCAAGTCAAGTCTGTTGTCACTCCCATTTATAGATCCCCTTGGCTGTGA
- the LOC131157070 gene encoding aldehyde dehydrogenase family 2 member C4-like isoform X2, translating to MELPEIKFTQLFINGQFVPPISGRTFETIDPRTEEVIANIAEGDKEDIDLAVKAAREAFDNGPWPRLCGYERGRIMLKLADLIEENIQEIATLECLDTGKIFGLAIGVDIPSAVKSLRYYAGAADKIHGDTLKMSGEYQGYTLMEPVGVVGLIVPWNFPSLMLFTKLAPALAAGCTMVVKPAEQTPLTALFYAHLSKLAGIPDGVINFVPGFGPTAGAAISSHMDIDKVSFTGSTEVGRLVMAAAASSNLKPVSLELGGKSPLLIFDDADIDKAADLALLGSLFNKGEICVAGSRVFVQEGIYDEFVNRLVEKAKAWVVGDPFDPNVSQGPQVNKKQFDKILSYIEHGKREGATLLIGGKPTHNKGYYIEPTIFVDVKDDMLIAKDEIFGPVMSLMKFKTVDEAIARANNSRYGLVAGIITKDLNIANTVSRSIKAGMIWINCYFALDMDCPYGGYKMSGFGRDCGLDGLYKYLQVKSVVTPIYRSPWL from the exons ATGGAGTTGCCGGAGATCAAGTTCACCCAGCTGTTCATCAATGGTCAATTCGTCCCTCCTATTTCAG GGAGGACATTTGAGACAATTGATCCAAGAACGGAGGAAGTGATAGCAAACATAGCAGAAGGAGATAAAGAAGACATAGATTTGGCCGTAAAAGCTGCACGTGAAGCTTTTGACAACGGCCCATGGCCTCGCCTCTGCGGTTAT GAGAGAGGAAGGATAATGTTAAAATTGGCAGACTTAATTGAAGAGAACATTCAAGAGATAGCCACCTTGGAATGTCTTGACACCGGGAAGATCTTCGGTTTAGCCATCGGTGTCGACATCCCCTCTGCAGTCAAGAGTCTGCGTTACTACGCCGGCGCTGCAGATAAAATCCACGGAGACACACTGAAGATGTCCGGCGAGTACCAGGGGTACACCCTGATGGAGCCCGTTGGCGTGGTGGGACTCATCGTCCCCTGGAACTTCCCCTCCCTCATGCTCTTCACCAAGCTTGCCCCTGCTCTGGCCGCCGGCTGCACCATGGTCGTCAAGCCCGCTGAGCAGACTCCTCTCACCGCTCTCTTCTATGCTCATCTTTCCAAGCTG GCTGGCATTCCAGACGGAGTGATCAATTTTGTACCCGGGTTTGGACCGACGGCAGGCGCTGCCATTAGCTCTCATATGGACATCGACAAA GTAAGTTTTACGGGGTCGACGGAGGTTGGACGTCTGGTAATGGCCGCAGCAGCAAGCAGCAATCTAAAACCAGTATCATTAGAGCTGGGAGGGAAGTCCCCTCTTCTCATTTTCGACGATGCTGATATCGACAAAGCTGCTGACCTTGCTCTCCTCGGCTCCCTATTTAACAAG GGAGAGATCTGTGTGGCAGGATCTCGCGTGTTTGTGCAAGAAGGGATATACGATGAATTTGTGAACAGGCTGGTGGAGAAGGCAAAGGCTTGGGTGGTTGGAGACCCTTTTGATCCCAATGTTTCCCAAGGGCCTCAG GTAAACAAGAAGCAATTTGACAAAATTCTTTCATATATTGAGCATGGCAAGAGAGAAGGAGCCACCCTCCTAATTGGGGGAAAGCCTACCCACAACAAGGGATACTATATTGAACCAACAATTTTTGTAGATGTCAAG GACGATATGTTAATTGCTAAGGATGAAATATTTGGACCTGTCATGTCACTCATGAAATTCAA GACTGTGGATGAGGCAATTGCAAGAGCAAACAATAGCAGATATGGTTTGGTGGCGGGGATCATAACGAAGGACTTGAATATAGCAAACACCGTGTCAAGATCAATTAAGGCAGGCATGATTTGGATCAATTGTTATTTTGCTCTTGACATGGATTGTCCATATGGAGGATATAAGATGAGTGGGTTTGGAAGAGATTGTGGGTTGGATGGCCTTTACAAGTATCTCCAAGTCAAGTCTGTTGTCACTCCCATTTATAGATCCCCTTGGCTGTGA